A region of the bacterium genome:
TAAGGTAATCGAAACAAGCTACGGCTTGTCCGAATTCCAGTCAAGTACACACGGGAAGATTTCAGCGATTTTCTACAATTTTCAACGGATTTGGGAAAGGGAATAGTTCCGTTGAACAAAGGAAGAATGGCCGAAAATCGCCTGTTTTCAGGGATTCAACAGATTTTCGCCTCCCCTTCTCGCTCGTCCTGATCTCCGGTTGCCGTGAAGGTAAGCAACTGTTTTGTGTGTGTTTAGAATACGCGAAACGGGATGCCTTCGGCACCCCGTTTCATTGAATTATTACCTCAAAAATGGCGAGGATTATTTTTCGGATTTCTTTCGTTCATGCGCCGTCTTCGTGTGACAAATTAATATGCGGCGAGCTCGCGCACGGATTTGATATCTCCATCGAGCGTGAGCGTGTGCTCCTCAACCACGAGATCCTGTCGTCCACTCATGGCGAGCGCCTGCTCAACGATCATGGACAACCCACGACAGCAGGGCACTTCCATGATAACCACGATGACCCGCGGAATGCTGCTCTCCTGGAAAATGGCGGCCAGCTTGTCTGCGTAGAGGGCCGTGTTGTCGAGTTTGGGACAGGCAACGACGACACTGCGATTGCGCAGGTAGCGCTGATGCACTTCGGCGGACGCGATGGGACCGCAGGTGCTCATGACCAGCATTTCCTTATTGCGGAAGAACGAGGCACCGGGCTGCACAAGATGCAGCTGCACGGGCCACTGTCCGAGCTCGCTCGGAATGAGCGTCGGCGATGCCGTGGGATTCGTCGTGGGACCTGCCGTGCGCCTGAGCTCACGTGCAGCGGATCCCGGACATCCTGCACTCACCGCCCCGGGGTGTCCGGTACTTGCAACCTGCCCCGCGTTCTCCGCCGAATGCTGCATCACGGGAATATGCACCTCCCGGTGCAGCTCGCGCTGGGCACTTCCCGGACAGCCACCTCCATGTCCGCCCTGCTCTTGCGCAGCATGGATTCCTTCATGTCTAGCCTGCGCCATTTCGTAACGGCGCACGGCTTCCATGCCCTGCGTTTCGAGAAGATGACGCCGGGTGGCTGCGTCATCGAATTCAGGGGCTTCGCGTTTTATGACTTTCAGCGCACCGGTATGGCAGACGCCGATGCAGTCGCCGAAACCGTCGCAGAACTCTTCACGCACCAGGCGGGCCTTGCCGTCAATAATCTGTATCGCACCTTCCGAGCAGCCGACCACACAATCGCCGCAACCGTCGCACAGTGCTTCGTTGATTTCTATGATGTCTCTTGTCATGATACACTCCTGATCAGCAATGATGTCTGCTGCAATATGGCGCGCGCAGGGCGCTGGAGCCTTGATTAAAGTCAACTCAGGTCAGAATTATGCAGAAACTGCATAAAATTCCGGCCACGAATATGCAGAAACTGCATAAACGGCGGCTCAAAAATATGCAGAACCTGCATATTTGGTTGCGTTGTAGTGAATTTCAGTCACCGGTGCAGGCGCGGAGGGCGGAGATATCCTTCAGGAAGAACCCGTTCCGGCGTTCCTCGATCAGATCACCGGATTTGAATTCTTTCAGGGTGCGTGAGAGCGTTTCGGGGATGGTGCCGATCAGGGTGGCCAGTTCTTTTTTGGTGAAGGGTATGGGACAGAAGGCGATGCCTGCGCTGTCTTCCGCGTGACGCAGAAGATAACGGGCCAGTCGCGCCTTGACATCGCGCAGGGCGAGGTCTTCCATCGCGGTGACAAAACCGCGCAGTCGCCGTGAGTATGCATGAAGGATGCGAATCGACAGCGTGGGCTGGTCAAGCAGCAGCGCGATGAAGCGCCGACTGTCCACACGCAGCAGCGTACACTCCGTCATGGCCACACAGGAGGCGGGATACGTCTTGACATCGAACATCGCGGCTTCAGCGATGAGATCCCCCTCCTGCTGTATGTGCACGATAAACTCGTCCCCCGCCGGAGTAATGCGATACACCTTGCACTGCCCTTCGAGCACAGCATAGAACGCGAGGGCGTCGTCACCTTCCCGGTACAGCACATCACCTTTCTCCAGGCTGCGCAGTGTCACGCATTCCCTGGCAAGCGCACGCTCACCCTTATCGAGAGCGGCGAAGAGAAATATCCTGTCAAATGCTTCGTCTACATGCATGCGAAGAACATACTGCAGTGCAATACAAACGGCAAGGGCGACTCCAAAAAGGAGCCGCCCCTGGCATTTCATGACTGGTCCCCTGGATGGCGGGG
Encoded here:
- a CDS encoding Crp/Fnr family transcriptional regulator; translated protein: MHVDEAFDRIFLFAALDKGERALARECVTLRSLEKGDVLYREGDDALAFYAVLEGQCKVYRITPAGDEFIVHIQQEGDLIAEAAMFDVKTYPASCVAMTECTLLRVDSRRFIALLLDQPTLSIRILHAYSRRLRGFVTAMEDLALRDVKARLARYLLRHAEDSAGIAFCPIPFTKKELATLIGTIPETLSRTLKEFKSGDLIEERRNGFFLKDISALRACTGD
- a CDS encoding 4Fe-4S ferredoxin, translated to MTRDIIEINEALCDGCGDCVVGCSEGAIQIIDGKARLVREEFCDGFGDCIGVCHTGALKVIKREAPEFDDAATRRHLLETQGMEAVRRYEMAQARHEGIHAAQEQGGHGGGCPGSAQRELHREVHIPVMQHSAENAGQVASTGHPGAVSAGCPGSAARELRRTAGPTTNPTASPTLIPSELGQWPVQLHLVQPGASFFRNKEMLVMSTCGPIASAEVHQRYLRNRSVVVACPKLDNTALYADKLAAIFQESSIPRVIVVIMEVPCCRGLSMIVEQALAMSGRQDLVVEEHTLTLDGDIKSVRELAAY